Part of the Aquamicrobium lusatiense genome is shown below.
CCGGCCACCACCACTGAATAGGGCGGGACTTCGCCATAGAACACCTCGCCGGTGGCTCGGTCGACGATCTTCGTCGACTTGCCGATGAACACGCCCATGCCGAGCACGGAGCCTTCGCGCACGATGCAGCCCTCGACCACTTCCGAACGTGCACCGATGAAACAGTTGTCCTCGATGATGGTGGGGCCTGCCTGCATCGGCTCCAGCACGCCGCCAATGCCGACGCCGCCCGAAAGATGCACATTCCTGCCGATCTGCGCGCAGGAGCCGACCGTCGCCCATGTGTCGACCATGGTGCCGGCGTCGACATAGGCGCCGAGATTGACGAAGGACGGCATCAAAATGACGCCGGGCGCCACATAGGCGGAGCGGCGCACCACGCAGTTGGGCACGGCGCGGAAACCTGCCTTCTCGAAATCGATCGCGCCCCAGCCGTCGAACTTGGAGGGAACCTTGTCCCACCATGTCGATTCGCCCGGACCGCCCCTGACGATCTCCATCGGGTTGAGGCGGAAGGAAAGCAGCACGGCCTTTTTGAGCCACTGATTGACGTGCCAGGAGCCGTCGGTCTGCTTTTCGGCGACACGCGCTTCGCCGCCATCGAGAAGGCGCAACGCTGTTTCCACCGCATCTCGAACCTCTCCGCGTGTCGAGATCGATATGCTTTCGCGATCTTCAAAGGCCTGATCTATGGTCTTTTCGAGGTTTGCCAGATCGGGCTTCGGCATCTATTGCTCCTGCACGCGCTTTGAAGGGGTTGTTCTTAACCGGTTGGAAAGCCGGGCGGACCCTATTTGAAGGTATGAAGAGGGTCAATTGCGGTGGTGCTCAGAAACTGCCGGCATTTTGGGAAATCGGATGATGAATCCAGAAGAAAAGACAGGCTGGACGCCTCTGCCGCACTCAGACGAGGATCTGGAACGGATGCGCAGCGTCCCGGATACGCCCCAGACCCGCGCGGCGACCTATCGTCTTGCCTGGGACGACGAGGATTTCATGACGCGGCGCGAATTGCGGCCGGTGCGTCTGCAGCTCGAACTGCTCAAGCCCGAAATGATTCTGGCTGAGCGCGGCATACGCTCGACGGTGATTCTCTTCGGCGGCGCGCGCCTGCCCGAACCGGGCGGCGAGGCATGGGCCGCCAAGAACGAGACGCAGAAGCGCAATCTCGAACTCAACAGCGTCTATTATGACGAGGCCCGCAAGTTTGCGCGCCTGTGCTCGCAACATTCGGCGGCCACCTACTATCGCGAATTCGTGGTGGTGACGGGCGGCGGGCCGGGTGTGATGGAAGCCGGCAACCGCGGCGCCGACGATGTCGGCGCGCCCTCCATCGGGCTCAACATCGTGCTGCCGCACGAGCAGGCGCCAAATCCTTATGTGACGCCGGAGCTGTGCTTCAACTTCCACTACTTCGCGATCCGCAAGATGCATTTCGTCATGCGGGCAAAGGCCGTCGCGGTCTTCCCCGGCGGCTTCGGCACCATGGACGAATTCTTCGAGACCCTGACGCTGATCCAGACCGGTCGCATGGAGCGTGTGCCGGTCATCCTGTTCGGCAAGGACTTCTGGCACAAAGCCATCGACCTCGAATTCCTCGCCGAACAGGGCACGATCAGCCCCGGCGATCAGGAC
Proteins encoded:
- the dapD gene encoding 2,3,4,5-tetrahydropyridine-2,6-dicarboxylate N-succinyltransferase; translated protein: MPKPDLANLEKTIDQAFEDRESISISTRGEVRDAVETALRLLDGGEARVAEKQTDGSWHVNQWLKKAVLLSFRLNPMEIVRGGPGESTWWDKVPSKFDGWGAIDFEKAGFRAVPNCVVRRSAYVAPGVILMPSFVNLGAYVDAGTMVDTWATVGSCAQIGRNVHLSGGVGIGGVLEPMQAGPTIIEDNCFIGARSEVVEGCIVREGSVLGMGVFIGKSTKIVDRATGEVFYGEVPPYSVVVAGTMPGKPLPNGEPGPGLYCAVIVKRVDERTRSKTSINELLRD
- a CDS encoding LOG family protein translates to MNPEEKTGWTPLPHSDEDLERMRSVPDTPQTRAATYRLAWDDEDFMTRRELRPVRLQLELLKPEMILAERGIRSTVILFGGARLPEPGGEAWAAKNETQKRNLELNSVYYDEARKFARLCSQHSAATYYREFVVVTGGGPGVMEAGNRGADDVGAPSIGLNIVLPHEQAPNPYVTPELCFNFHYFAIRKMHFVMRAKAVAVFPGGFGTMDEFFETLTLIQTGRMERVPVILFGKDFWHKAIDLEFLAEQGTISPGDQDIIDFVDTADEAWEIIRKFYRL